One stretch of Elephas maximus indicus isolate mEleMax1 chromosome 22, mEleMax1 primary haplotype, whole genome shotgun sequence DNA includes these proteins:
- the SBNO1 gene encoding protein strawberry notch homolog 1 isoform X2 — protein sequence MVEPGQDLLLAALSESGISPNDLFDIDGGDAGLATPTQTPPVQQSVPLGALELGLESEAALPVKQEPETVPTPALLNVRQPPSTTTFVLNQINQLPTLGSTIVMTKTPPVTTNRQTITLTKFIQTTANTRPSVSAPAVRNAMTSAPSKDQVQLKDLLKNNSLNELMKMKPPANIAQPAATAATDVSNGTLKKDSSNKEVARIWINDMKMNFSPTMKVPAVKEEDEPEEEDEEEMGHAETYAEYMPIKLKIGLRHPDAVVETSSLSSVTPPDVWYKTSISEETIDNGWLSALQLEAITYAAQQHETFLPNGDRAGFLIGDGAGVGKGRTIAGIIYENYLLSRKRALWFSVSNDLKYDAERDLRDIGAKNILVHSLNKFKYGKISSKHNGSVKKGVIFATYSSLIGESQSGGKYKTRLKQLLHWCGDDFDGVIVFDECHKAKNLCPVGSSKPTKTGLAVLELQNKLPKARVVYASATGASEPRNMAYMNRLGIWGEGTPFREFSDFIQAVERRGVGAMEIVAMDMKLRGMYIARQLSFTGVTFKIEEVLLSQSYVKMYNKAVKLWVLARERFQQAADLIDAEQRMKKSMWGQFWSAHQRFFKYLCIASKVKRVVQLAREEIKNGKCVVIGLQSTGEARTLEALEEGGGELNDFVSTAKGVLQSLIEKHFPAPDRKKLYSLLGIDLTAPSNNSSPRDSPCKESKIKKRKGEEITREAKKARKVGGLTGSSSDDSGSDSDASDNEESDYESSKNMSSGEDDDFNPFREESSEDDEDDPWLIRKDHKKSKDKKKKKSIDPDSIQSALLASGLGSKRPSFSSAPVISPAPSSAPANSSANSNSSLITSQDAVERAQQMKKDLLDKLEKLAEDLPPNTLDELIDELGGPENVAEMTGRKGRVVSNDDGSISYESRSELDVPVEILNITEKQRFMDGDKNIAIISEAASSGISLQADRRAKNQRRRVHMTLELPWSADRAIQQFGRTHRSNQVTAPEYVFLISELAGEQRFASIVAKRLESLGALTHGDRRATESRDLSRFNFDNKYGRNALEIVMKSIVNLDSPMVSPPPEYPGEFFKDVRQGLIGVGLINVEDRSGILTLDKDYNNIGKFLNRILGMEVHQQNALFQYFADTLTAVVQNAKKNGRYDMGILDLGSGDEKVRKSDVKKFLTPGYSTSGHVELYTISVERGMSWEEATKIWAELTGPDDGFYLSLQIRNNKKTAILVKEVNPKKKLFLVYRPNTGKQLKLEIYSDLKKKYKKVASDDAVVHWLDQYNSSADTCTHAYWRGNCKKASLGLVCEIGLRCRTYYVLCGSVLSVWTKVEGVLASVSGTNVKMQIVRLRTEDGQRIVGLIIPANCVSPLVNLLSTSDQSQQLAVQRKQLWQQHHPQSITNLSNA from the exons ATGGTGGAGCCAGGGCAAGATTTACTGCTGGCTGCTTTGAGTGAGAGTGGAATCAGTCCAAACGACCTCTTTGATATTGATGGTGGAGATGCGGGTCTTGCAACTCCAACGCAGACCCCTCCGGTTCAGCAG TCAGTGCCACTTGGTGCGTTAGAACTAGGTTTGGAGAGTGAAGCAGCACTTCCTGTTAAACAAGAGCCAGAGACGGTACCTACGCCAGCACTATTAAacgttagg CAACCTCCATCTACTACAACATTTGTGCTGAATCAGATAAATCAGCTTCCAACCTTGGGATCCACAATTGTAATGACTAAAACACCACCTGTAACGACTAATAGGCAAACCATCACTTTGACAAAGTTTATCCAGACCACTGCAAACACACGCCCTTCAGTCTCTGCACCAGCAGTACGAAATGCCATGACCTCTGCACCTTCAAAAGACCAGGTTCAACTGAAAGATCTGCTAAAAAATAATAGTCTTAATGAACTCATGAAAATGAAGCCACCTGCTAACATTGCTCAACCAGCTGCCACAGCAGCCA CTGATGTAAGCAATGGTACACTAAAGAAAGATTCTTCTAATAAAGAAGTAGCAAGAATATGGATAAACGACATGAAAATGAACTTTTCCCCAACTATG AAGGTTCCTGCTGTAAAAGAGGAAGATGAACCAGAGGAAGAAGACGAAGAAGAAATGGGTCACGCAGAAACCTATGCAGAGTATATGCCAATAAAAT TAAAAATTGGCCTACGTCACCCAGATGCTGTAGTGGAAACTAGCTCTTTATCCAGTGTTACTCCACCTGATGTATGGTACAAAACCTCCATTTCTGAAGAAACCATTGATAATGGCTGGTTGTCAGCATTACAGCTTGAGGCAATTACATATGCAGCCCAG caacATGAAACGTTCCTGCCTAATGGAGACCGTGCTGGCTTCTTAATAGGCGACGGTGCTGGCGTAGGGAAAGGGAGGACCATCGCAGGCATCATCTACGAGAATTATCTGTTGAGTAGAAAAAGAGCGTTATG GTTCAGTGTTTCAAATGATTTGAAGTATGATGCTGAAAGAGATTTGAGGGATATTGGAGCAAAAAACATTTTGGTCCATTCATTAAATAAG tttaaaTATGGAAAAATTTCCTCCAAACATAATGGAAGTGTGAAAAAGGGAGTTATTTTTGCTACCTATTCTTCCCTTATTGGGGAGAGTCAGTCTGGCGGTAAATACAAAACCAGGTTAAAACAACTTCTACATTGGTGCGGTGATGACTTCGATGGAGTG ATAGTGTTTGATGAATGTCATAAAGCAAAAAACTTATGTCCTGTTGGTTCTTCAAAGCCAACTAAGACAGGCTTAGCAGTTTTAGAGCTTCAGAACAAATTGCCAAAAGCCAGAGTTGTTTATGCTAGTGCCACTG GTGCTTCTGAGCCACGCAACATGGCCTATATGAACCGCCTTGGAATATGGGGTGAGGGAACTCCATTTAGAGAATTCAGTGATTTTATTCAAGCAGTTGAGCGGAG aggTGTCGGTGCCATGGAAATAGTTGCTATGGATATGAAGCTTAGAGGGATGTACATTGCTCGACAGCTGAGCTTTACTGGAGTGACCTTCAAAATTGAGGAAGTTCTTCTATCTCAGAGTTAtgtaaaaatgtataacaaagcaGTTAAGCTG TGGGTGCTTGCCAGAGAGCGATTTCAGCAAGCTGCAGACCTGATAGACGCCGAACAGCGAATGAAGAAATCCATGTGGGGCCAGTTCTGGTCTGCGCACCAGAGATTTTTCAAATACTTGTGCATAGCATCCAAAGTTAAAAGGGTTGTGCAACTAGCTCGAGAAGAAATCAAGAATGGAAAA TGTGTCGTAATTGGCCTGCAGTCTACGGGAGAAGCTAGGACTTTAGAAGCCTTGGAAGAGGGCGGGGGAGAACTGAATGATTTTGTTTCAACAGCCAA AGGAGTGCTGCAGTCACTCATTGAAAAGCACTTCCCTGCTCCAGACAGGAAAAAACTTTATAGTTTgctaggaatagatttgacagctCCAAGTAACAACAGTTCACCAAGAGATAGTCCTtgtaaagaaagtaaaataaagaagCGGAAAG GTGAAGAAATAACTCGAGAAGCCAAGAAAGCACGAAAAGTCGGTGGCCTTACAGGCAGCAGCTCTGATGATAGCGGCAGTGACTCTGACGCCTCCGATAATGAAGAAAGTGACTACGAGAGCTCTAAGAACATGAGTTCCGGAGAGGACGACGATTTCAACCCATTTAGAGAAGAGTCTAGTGAGGACGATGAAGATG ATCCCTGGTTAATCAGAAAAGACCAcaagaaaagcaaagataaaaaaaagaagaaaagcatagatCCCGATTCTATTCAAAGTGCCTTATTAGCATCAGGTCTTGGATCAAAACGACCTAGTTTTTCGTCTGCGCCGGTTATTTCACCTGCTCCCAGCAGCGCACCAG CTAACAGCAGCGCCAACAGTAACAGTAGCCTTATAACCAGTCAGGACGCCGTGGAAAGGGCCCAGCAGATGAAAAAAGACCTACTTGATAAACTAGAGAAATTAGCTGAAGACCTCCCTCCTAACACCCTGGATGAACTTATCGATGAGCTGGGTGGCCCTGAGAACGTTGCTGAG ATGACTGGCCGCAAGGGGCGGGTCGTAAGTAACGATGATGGAAGCATATCTTACGAGTCAAGGTCTGAGCTCGACGTGCCTGTGGAAATACTGAACATTACAGAAAAACAGAGGTTTATGGACGGAGATAAG AATATTGCTATCATCTCTGAAGCTGCCAGCTCAGGTATTTCATTACAAGCAGATCGGAGAGCTAAAAATCAAAGGCGAAGAGTTCATATGACTTTGGAATTACCCTGGAGTGCTGATAGAGCAATTCAGCAATTCG GACGAACTCATAGATCAAACCAAGTTACTGCTCCCGAATATGTCTTTCTGATTTCTGAATTGGCAGGAGAACAAAGATTTGCATCAATTGTTGCTAAAAGGCTTGAGAGTTTG GGGGCGCTTACGCATGGTGACAGAAGAGCAACAGAATCTAGAGATTTGAGCAGGTTCAACTTCGATAATAAG tatGGAAGAAACGCTTTAGAAATTGTCATGAAATCAATTGTAAACCTAGATTCTCCTATGGTATCGCCGCCTCCAGAGTACCCTGGGGAATTCTTTAAAG ATGTTCGACAAGGACTGATAGGTGTCGGCCTGATCAACGTAGAAGATCGCTCAGGAATTCTCACTCTTGATAAAG ATTATAACAACATAGGAAAATTCTTAAATAGAATTTTGGGCATGGAGGTGCATCAGCAGAACGCCTTGTTTCAGTATTTCGCCGATACACTTACAGCAGTTGTTCAAAACGCCAAAAAGAATGGAAGATACGATATGGGAATCTTAG ATCTTGGTTCTGGAGATGAAAAGGTGAGGAAAAGTGACGTTAAGAAGTTTCTGACTCCAGGGTATTCAACGTCTGGCCATGTAGAGTTATACACG ATTAGTGTAGAAAGGGGGATGTCCTGGGAGGAAGCCACCAAGATTTGGGCTGAGCTGACAGGACCGGATGATGGCTTTTACTTGTCATTGCAG atAAGGAACAACAAGAAAACTGCCATCTTGGTGAAAGAAGTGAATCCTAAAAAGAAGCTTTTCTTAGTTTATAGACCAAATACTGGAAAACAGCTCAAATTAGAAATTTACTCTGatttgaaaaagaaatataagaag GTAGCCTCTGATGATGCCGTGGTGCATTGGTTAGACCAGTACAATTCATCTGCAGATACTTGTACCCATGCTTACTG GCGTGGCAATTGCAAAAAAGCAAGTTTGGGATTAGTGTGTGAAATAGGCCTTCGCTGCCGCACGTACTATGTGTTATGTGGTTCCGTCCTGAGCGTCTGGACAAAAGTGGAGGGTGTTCTGGCATCTGTCAGTGGCACAAACGTGAAAATGCAGATAGTTCGGTTAAGAACAGAGGACGGACAGCGAATTGTAG GTTTGATCATTCCGGCCAATTGCGTATCGCCTCTCGTAAACCTCTTGTCCACTTCAGACCAGTCGCAGCAGCTTGCCGTCCAGCGGAAACAGCTATGGCAGCAGCATCACCCGCAGAGCATCACCAACTTGAGCAACGCATGA
- the SBNO1 gene encoding protein strawberry notch homolog 1 isoform X3, whose product MVEPGQDLLLAALSESGISPNDLFDIDGGDAGLATPTQTPPVQQQQPPSTTTFVLNQINQLPTLGSTIVMTKTPPVTTNRQTITLTKFIQTTANTRPSVSAPAVRNAMTSAPSKDQVQLKDLLKNNSLNELMKMKPPANIAQPAATAATDVSNGTLKKDSSNKEVARIWINDMKMNFSPTMKVPAVKEEDEPEEEDEEEMGHAETYAEYMPIKLKIGLRHPDAVVETSSLSSVTPPDVWYKTSISEETIDNGWLSALQLEAITYAAQQHETFLPNGDRAGFLIGDGAGVGKGRTIAGIIYENYLLSRKRALWFSVSNDLKYDAERDLRDIGAKNILVHSLNKFKYGKISSKHNGSVKKGVIFATYSSLIGESQSGGKYKTRLKQLLHWCGDDFDGVIVFDECHKAKNLCPVGSSKPTKTGLAVLELQNKLPKARVVYASATGASEPRNMAYMNRLGIWGEGTPFREFSDFIQAVERRGVGAMEIVAMDMKLRGMYIARQLSFTGVTFKIEEVLLSQSYVKMYNKAVKLWVLARERFQQAADLIDAEQRMKKSMWGQFWSAHQRFFKYLCIASKVKRVVQLAREEIKNGKCVVIGLQSTGEARTLEALEEGGGELNDFVSTAKGVLQSLIEKHFPAPDRKKLYSLLGIDLTAPSNNSSPRDSPCKESKIKKRKGEEITREAKKARKVGGLTGSSSDDSGSDSDASDNEESDYESSKNMSSGEDDDFNPFREESSEDDEDDPWLIRKDHKKSKDKKKKKSIDPDSIQSALLASGLGSKRPSFSSAPVISPAPSSAPANSSANSNSSLITSQDAVERAQQMKKDLLDKLEKLAEDLPPNTLDELIDELGGPENVAEMTGRKGRVVSNDDGSISYESRSELDVPVEILNITEKQRFMDGDKNIAIISEAASSGISLQADRRAKNQRRRVHMTLELPWSADRAIQQFGRTHRSNQVTAPEYVFLISELAGEQRFASIVAKRLESLGALTHGDRRATESRDLSRFNFDNKYGRNALEIVMKSIVNLDSPMVSPPPEYPGEFFKDVRQGLIGVGLINVEDRSGILTLDKDYNNIGKFLNRILGMEVHQQNALFQYFADTLTAVVQNAKKNGRYDMGILDLGSGDEKVRKSDVKKFLTPGYSTSGHVELYTISVERGMSWEEATKIWAELTGPDDGFYLSLQIRNNKKTAILVKEVNPKKKLFLVYRPNTGKQLKLEIYSDLKKKYKKVASDDAVVHWLDQYNSSADTCTHAYWRGNCKKASLGLVCEIGLRCRTYYVLCGSVLSVWTKVEGVLASVSGTNVKMQIVRLRTEDGQRIVGLIIPANCVSPLVNLLSTSDQSQQLAVQRKQLWQQHHPQSITNLSNA is encoded by the exons ATGGTGGAGCCAGGGCAAGATTTACTGCTGGCTGCTTTGAGTGAGAGTGGAATCAGTCCAAACGACCTCTTTGATATTGATGGTGGAGATGCGGGTCTTGCAACTCCAACGCAGACCCCTCCGGTTCAGCAG CAGCAACCTCCATCTACTACAACATTTGTGCTGAATCAGATAAATCAGCTTCCAACCTTGGGATCCACAATTGTAATGACTAAAACACCACCTGTAACGACTAATAGGCAAACCATCACTTTGACAAAGTTTATCCAGACCACTGCAAACACACGCCCTTCAGTCTCTGCACCAGCAGTACGAAATGCCATGACCTCTGCACCTTCAAAAGACCAGGTTCAACTGAAAGATCTGCTAAAAAATAATAGTCTTAATGAACTCATGAAAATGAAGCCACCTGCTAACATTGCTCAACCAGCTGCCACAGCAGCCA CTGATGTAAGCAATGGTACACTAAAGAAAGATTCTTCTAATAAAGAAGTAGCAAGAATATGGATAAACGACATGAAAATGAACTTTTCCCCAACTATG AAGGTTCCTGCTGTAAAAGAGGAAGATGAACCAGAGGAAGAAGACGAAGAAGAAATGGGTCACGCAGAAACCTATGCAGAGTATATGCCAATAAAAT TAAAAATTGGCCTACGTCACCCAGATGCTGTAGTGGAAACTAGCTCTTTATCCAGTGTTACTCCACCTGATGTATGGTACAAAACCTCCATTTCTGAAGAAACCATTGATAATGGCTGGTTGTCAGCATTACAGCTTGAGGCAATTACATATGCAGCCCAG caacATGAAACGTTCCTGCCTAATGGAGACCGTGCTGGCTTCTTAATAGGCGACGGTGCTGGCGTAGGGAAAGGGAGGACCATCGCAGGCATCATCTACGAGAATTATCTGTTGAGTAGAAAAAGAGCGTTATG GTTCAGTGTTTCAAATGATTTGAAGTATGATGCTGAAAGAGATTTGAGGGATATTGGAGCAAAAAACATTTTGGTCCATTCATTAAATAAG tttaaaTATGGAAAAATTTCCTCCAAACATAATGGAAGTGTGAAAAAGGGAGTTATTTTTGCTACCTATTCTTCCCTTATTGGGGAGAGTCAGTCTGGCGGTAAATACAAAACCAGGTTAAAACAACTTCTACATTGGTGCGGTGATGACTTCGATGGAGTG ATAGTGTTTGATGAATGTCATAAAGCAAAAAACTTATGTCCTGTTGGTTCTTCAAAGCCAACTAAGACAGGCTTAGCAGTTTTAGAGCTTCAGAACAAATTGCCAAAAGCCAGAGTTGTTTATGCTAGTGCCACTG GTGCTTCTGAGCCACGCAACATGGCCTATATGAACCGCCTTGGAATATGGGGTGAGGGAACTCCATTTAGAGAATTCAGTGATTTTATTCAAGCAGTTGAGCGGAG aggTGTCGGTGCCATGGAAATAGTTGCTATGGATATGAAGCTTAGAGGGATGTACATTGCTCGACAGCTGAGCTTTACTGGAGTGACCTTCAAAATTGAGGAAGTTCTTCTATCTCAGAGTTAtgtaaaaatgtataacaaagcaGTTAAGCTG TGGGTGCTTGCCAGAGAGCGATTTCAGCAAGCTGCAGACCTGATAGACGCCGAACAGCGAATGAAGAAATCCATGTGGGGCCAGTTCTGGTCTGCGCACCAGAGATTTTTCAAATACTTGTGCATAGCATCCAAAGTTAAAAGGGTTGTGCAACTAGCTCGAGAAGAAATCAAGAATGGAAAA TGTGTCGTAATTGGCCTGCAGTCTACGGGAGAAGCTAGGACTTTAGAAGCCTTGGAAGAGGGCGGGGGAGAACTGAATGATTTTGTTTCAACAGCCAA AGGAGTGCTGCAGTCACTCATTGAAAAGCACTTCCCTGCTCCAGACAGGAAAAAACTTTATAGTTTgctaggaatagatttgacagctCCAAGTAACAACAGTTCACCAAGAGATAGTCCTtgtaaagaaagtaaaataaagaagCGGAAAG GTGAAGAAATAACTCGAGAAGCCAAGAAAGCACGAAAAGTCGGTGGCCTTACAGGCAGCAGCTCTGATGATAGCGGCAGTGACTCTGACGCCTCCGATAATGAAGAAAGTGACTACGAGAGCTCTAAGAACATGAGTTCCGGAGAGGACGACGATTTCAACCCATTTAGAGAAGAGTCTAGTGAGGACGATGAAGATG ATCCCTGGTTAATCAGAAAAGACCAcaagaaaagcaaagataaaaaaaagaagaaaagcatagatCCCGATTCTATTCAAAGTGCCTTATTAGCATCAGGTCTTGGATCAAAACGACCTAGTTTTTCGTCTGCGCCGGTTATTTCACCTGCTCCCAGCAGCGCACCAG CTAACAGCAGCGCCAACAGTAACAGTAGCCTTATAACCAGTCAGGACGCCGTGGAAAGGGCCCAGCAGATGAAAAAAGACCTACTTGATAAACTAGAGAAATTAGCTGAAGACCTCCCTCCTAACACCCTGGATGAACTTATCGATGAGCTGGGTGGCCCTGAGAACGTTGCTGAG ATGACTGGCCGCAAGGGGCGGGTCGTAAGTAACGATGATGGAAGCATATCTTACGAGTCAAGGTCTGAGCTCGACGTGCCTGTGGAAATACTGAACATTACAGAAAAACAGAGGTTTATGGACGGAGATAAG AATATTGCTATCATCTCTGAAGCTGCCAGCTCAGGTATTTCATTACAAGCAGATCGGAGAGCTAAAAATCAAAGGCGAAGAGTTCATATGACTTTGGAATTACCCTGGAGTGCTGATAGAGCAATTCAGCAATTCG GACGAACTCATAGATCAAACCAAGTTACTGCTCCCGAATATGTCTTTCTGATTTCTGAATTGGCAGGAGAACAAAGATTTGCATCAATTGTTGCTAAAAGGCTTGAGAGTTTG GGGGCGCTTACGCATGGTGACAGAAGAGCAACAGAATCTAGAGATTTGAGCAGGTTCAACTTCGATAATAAG tatGGAAGAAACGCTTTAGAAATTGTCATGAAATCAATTGTAAACCTAGATTCTCCTATGGTATCGCCGCCTCCAGAGTACCCTGGGGAATTCTTTAAAG ATGTTCGACAAGGACTGATAGGTGTCGGCCTGATCAACGTAGAAGATCGCTCAGGAATTCTCACTCTTGATAAAG ATTATAACAACATAGGAAAATTCTTAAATAGAATTTTGGGCATGGAGGTGCATCAGCAGAACGCCTTGTTTCAGTATTTCGCCGATACACTTACAGCAGTTGTTCAAAACGCCAAAAAGAATGGAAGATACGATATGGGAATCTTAG ATCTTGGTTCTGGAGATGAAAAGGTGAGGAAAAGTGACGTTAAGAAGTTTCTGACTCCAGGGTATTCAACGTCTGGCCATGTAGAGTTATACACG ATTAGTGTAGAAAGGGGGATGTCCTGGGAGGAAGCCACCAAGATTTGGGCTGAGCTGACAGGACCGGATGATGGCTTTTACTTGTCATTGCAG atAAGGAACAACAAGAAAACTGCCATCTTGGTGAAAGAAGTGAATCCTAAAAAGAAGCTTTTCTTAGTTTATAGACCAAATACTGGAAAACAGCTCAAATTAGAAATTTACTCTGatttgaaaaagaaatataagaag GTAGCCTCTGATGATGCCGTGGTGCATTGGTTAGACCAGTACAATTCATCTGCAGATACTTGTACCCATGCTTACTG GCGTGGCAATTGCAAAAAAGCAAGTTTGGGATTAGTGTGTGAAATAGGCCTTCGCTGCCGCACGTACTATGTGTTATGTGGTTCCGTCCTGAGCGTCTGGACAAAAGTGGAGGGTGTTCTGGCATCTGTCAGTGGCACAAACGTGAAAATGCAGATAGTTCGGTTAAGAACAGAGGACGGACAGCGAATTGTAG GTTTGATCATTCCGGCCAATTGCGTATCGCCTCTCGTAAACCTCTTGTCCACTTCAGACCAGTCGCAGCAGCTTGCCGTCCAGCGGAAACAGCTATGGCAGCAGCATCACCCGCAGAGCATCACCAACTTGAGCAACGCATGA